CCAATCTTTCTGCAGGATGCATAATAACTAGTAACTATTAAGTGGCAGTAAATTGTTGTTGTTTGGCACAAGGATCAGCCGTCACTAGTTGAAGTTATGGAAATCTTCACTGGGGCGATGAGCACTCTACTTGCCAAGCTGACCACGCTGTTGACAGATGAATACAAGCTTCAGAGACACCTTAGAGGCGAGATCATGTTCCTGAAAGCGGAGCTTGAGAGTATGCAAGCTGCTCTTGAAAAGGTGTCAGATGTTCCAGTATCTGAAAACCAGGTTAggatctgggcaagggatgTGAGAGAACTGTCATACGACATTGAGGATAGTATTGACAAATTCATGGTGCGCATTGACAGCAATCCATTCGCACAGCCACATGGATTCAGGGGGTTCATTGATAGGAGTTTGAAATTGTTGACGACTGCTCACGCTCGCCGTAGGATTGCCACAGACATCATAGGCATCAAGGCTCTTGTCAGTGAGGTGGCTTCAAGGCGCGAAAGATACAATATTGACAATATCTCTTCTCGCCATTGTAACAATTGATGCCCGTTTAGTTGGTATCTTAAGACTCTAAGAAACTTGTTGGCATTAGTGGCCCACGGGAAGAGTTAAAGCTGCTGATGGAACCAGGGCCCACTTCGACGTATGGCCTTAAAGGTGATCTCTGTTGTAAGAGTTGGTGGTTTGGGTAAGACAACACTCGCAAATGCTGTGTATCAGCAGCTTAGGGGAAAGTTCGACTGCCATGCTTTTATTTCAGTGTCTCTTAGTCCT
This genomic window from Setaria viridis chromosome 8, Setaria_viridis_v4.0, whole genome shotgun sequence contains:
- the LOC117834393 gene encoding disease resistance protein Pik-2-like, with amino-acid sequence MSTLLAKLTTLLTDEYKLQRHLRGEIMFLKAELESMQAALEKVSDVPVSENQVRIWARDVRELSYDIEDSIDKFMVRIDSNPFAQPHGFRGFIDRSLKLLTTAHARRRIATDIIGIKALVSEVASRRERYNIDNISSRHCNN